A region from the Acanthopagrus latus isolate v.2019 chromosome 8, fAcaLat1.1, whole genome shotgun sequence genome encodes:
- the ric8b gene encoding synembryn-B isoform X2 — protein MDLNNILSQLETANEEEVDALLQQYNRENSHTFAFEPKEEALRSKLCQSVLTVLGRQVPPSCQKTCLETLRILSRDKRVLAPVATREGMMILGRMARLRTGEEGGDEEKSSQEDTLSEEEERVVVEALKCLCNVVYNSPAAQQVSVDVQLAHGLCASLRTARSWRHEVGLFSLRLLFLLSALRPDLRGVLRREWHAVRLLSEVLEHTLDVRWVGPYEAACPDSQALPMPAEDNERAMEALKASFNLTLSYTGGEEDDHQFRLIAAILRHLLMLKTETEEKTEEAHSHAVNLLNNLPVSCLDVLIDLPVQGGEEKYGGKNMDVIQVLLDFMEKRIDKGSNYKEGLTPVLSLLTEGSRQHREIRRYIKAQVLPPLKDVKIRPEIGTTIRNKLVRLMTHVDMGVKQTAAEFLFVLCKESVDNLLKYTGYGNAAGLLVARGLLAGGRGETQYSEDEDSDTEEYKSAKPFINPITGHVEEPMPNPIEEMTEEQKEYEAQELVNMFDKLSRQNVIRPMGVRPDGTLAPLEETLCDPHEDNSGSDSD, from the exons ATGGATTTGAACAATATCCTCTCGCAGCTTGAAACTGCCAACGAAGAGGAGGTCGACGCGCTGCTGCAGCAGTATAATCGAGAG aaCAGTCACACCTTCGCTTTTGAACCAAAAGAAGAAGCCCTACGGAGT AAACTGTGTCAGAGTGTGCTGACGGTCCTCGGGAGGCAGGTGCCGCCCAGCTGTCAGAAGACATGTCTGGAGACACTCCGCATCCTGTCCAGAGACAAGCGTGTCCTCGCACCTGTAGCAACCAGGGAGGGCATGATGATCCTGGGACGGATGGCGAGGCTGCGTactggagaggaaggaggtgatgaggagaaGAGCTCTCAGGAAGACACcctgtcagaggaggaggagagggtggtggtggaggcCTTGAAGTGCCTGTGCAATGTGGTGTACAACAGCCCTGCAGCCCAGCAGGTGAGTGTGGACGTGCAGCTGGCTCACGGCCTGTGTGCCAGCCTGCGTACGGCCCGCTCATGGCGCCACGAGGTGGGCTTGTTCTCGCTgcgcctcctcttcctgctgtctgCCCTGAGACCTGATTTGAGAGGGGTCCTGAGGAGAGAGTGGCATGCTGTGAGACTGCTGTCGGAGGTGCTGGAGCACACCCTGGATGTGCGCTGGGTCGGTCCATACGAAGCCGCCTGTCCAGACTCACAGGCCCTGCCGATGCCCGCAGAGGACAATGAGCGAGCAATGGAGGCGCTCAAAGCCTCATTCAACCTCACGCTGTCTTACACTGGTGGTGAG GAGGACGACCACCAGTTCCGACTCATCGCTGCCATCCTGCGTCATCTGTTGATGCTGAAAACTGAGacggaggagaaaacagaggaagcaCACAG CCATGCCGTCAACCTGCTGAACAACCTGCCTGTGTCCTGCCTGGATGTGCTGATCGATCTGCCTGTCCAGGGAGGTGAAGAGAAATATGGTGGGAAAAACATGGATGTAATCCAAGTGTTACTAGACTTCATGGAGAAAAGAATCGACAAG GGCTCCAACTACAAAGAGGGTCTGACTCCGGTGCTCAGCCTCCTGACCGAAGGATCCAGACAGCACAGGGAGATCCGTAGATATATCAAAGCTCAG GTACTTCCCCCACTGAAAGACGTGAAGATCAGGCCAGAGATCGGCACCACCATCAGAAACAAACTGGTTCGCCTCATGACACATGTTGACATGGGTGTGAAGCAGACGGCTGCAGAGTTCCTCTTCGTTCTCTGTAAAGAAAGCG TGGACAACCTGTTGAAGTACACAGGATATGGAAACGCGGCAGGACTGCTGGTGGCTCGAGGACTTCTCgcaggaggcagaggagagaccCAGTACTCCGAGGATGAAGACTCAGACACAGAGGAATATAAGTCTGCAAAGCCCTT CATCAACCCGATCACTGGTCACGTGGAGGAGCCGATGCCAAACCCCATCGAAGAGATGacggaggagcagaaggagtaTGAAGCTCAGGAACTCGTCAATATGTTTGACAAGTTGTCAAG GCAGAATGTGATCCGGCCGATGGGGGTCAGGCCCGACGGGACGTTAGCACCTCTTGAGGAAACTCTCTGTGATCCACACGAGGACAACTCAGGATCCGATTCTGACTAG
- the ric8b gene encoding synembryn-B isoform X1 produces the protein MDLNNILSQLETANEEEVDALLQQYNRENSHTFAFEPKEEALRSKLCQSVLTVLGRQVPPSCQKTCLETLRILSRDKRVLAPVATREGMMILGRMARLRTGEEGGDEEKSSQEDTLSEEEERVVVEALKCLCNVVYNSPAAQQVSVDVQLAHGLCASLRTARSWRHEVGLFSLRLLFLLSALRPDLRGVLRREWHAVRLLSEVLEHTLDVRWVGPYEAACPDSQALPMPAEDNERAMEALKASFNLTLSYTGGEEDDHQFRLIAAILRHLLMLKTETEEKTEEAHSHAVNLLNNLPVSCLDVLIDLPVQGGEEKYGGKNMDVIQVLLDFMEKRIDKQGSNYKEGLTPVLSLLTEGSRQHREIRRYIKAQVLPPLKDVKIRPEIGTTIRNKLVRLMTHVDMGVKQTAAEFLFVLCKESVDNLLKYTGYGNAAGLLVARGLLAGGRGETQYSEDEDSDTEEYKSAKPFINPITGHVEEPMPNPIEEMTEEQKEYEAQELVNMFDKLSRQNVIRPMGVRPDGTLAPLEETLCDPHEDNSGSDSD, from the exons ATGGATTTGAACAATATCCTCTCGCAGCTTGAAACTGCCAACGAAGAGGAGGTCGACGCGCTGCTGCAGCAGTATAATCGAGAG aaCAGTCACACCTTCGCTTTTGAACCAAAAGAAGAAGCCCTACGGAGT AAACTGTGTCAGAGTGTGCTGACGGTCCTCGGGAGGCAGGTGCCGCCCAGCTGTCAGAAGACATGTCTGGAGACACTCCGCATCCTGTCCAGAGACAAGCGTGTCCTCGCACCTGTAGCAACCAGGGAGGGCATGATGATCCTGGGACGGATGGCGAGGCTGCGTactggagaggaaggaggtgatgaggagaaGAGCTCTCAGGAAGACACcctgtcagaggaggaggagagggtggtggtggaggcCTTGAAGTGCCTGTGCAATGTGGTGTACAACAGCCCTGCAGCCCAGCAGGTGAGTGTGGACGTGCAGCTGGCTCACGGCCTGTGTGCCAGCCTGCGTACGGCCCGCTCATGGCGCCACGAGGTGGGCTTGTTCTCGCTgcgcctcctcttcctgctgtctgCCCTGAGACCTGATTTGAGAGGGGTCCTGAGGAGAGAGTGGCATGCTGTGAGACTGCTGTCGGAGGTGCTGGAGCACACCCTGGATGTGCGCTGGGTCGGTCCATACGAAGCCGCCTGTCCAGACTCACAGGCCCTGCCGATGCCCGCAGAGGACAATGAGCGAGCAATGGAGGCGCTCAAAGCCTCATTCAACCTCACGCTGTCTTACACTGGTGGTGAG GAGGACGACCACCAGTTCCGACTCATCGCTGCCATCCTGCGTCATCTGTTGATGCTGAAAACTGAGacggaggagaaaacagaggaagcaCACAG CCATGCCGTCAACCTGCTGAACAACCTGCCTGTGTCCTGCCTGGATGTGCTGATCGATCTGCCTGTCCAGGGAGGTGAAGAGAAATATGGTGGGAAAAACATGGATGTAATCCAAGTGTTACTAGACTTCATGGAGAAAAGAATCGACAAG CAGGGCTCCAACTACAAAGAGGGTCTGACTCCGGTGCTCAGCCTCCTGACCGAAGGATCCAGACAGCACAGGGAGATCCGTAGATATATCAAAGCTCAG GTACTTCCCCCACTGAAAGACGTGAAGATCAGGCCAGAGATCGGCACCACCATCAGAAACAAACTGGTTCGCCTCATGACACATGTTGACATGGGTGTGAAGCAGACGGCTGCAGAGTTCCTCTTCGTTCTCTGTAAAGAAAGCG TGGACAACCTGTTGAAGTACACAGGATATGGAAACGCGGCAGGACTGCTGGTGGCTCGAGGACTTCTCgcaggaggcagaggagagaccCAGTACTCCGAGGATGAAGACTCAGACACAGAGGAATATAAGTCTGCAAAGCCCTT CATCAACCCGATCACTGGTCACGTGGAGGAGCCGATGCCAAACCCCATCGAAGAGATGacggaggagcagaaggagtaTGAAGCTCAGGAACTCGTCAATATGTTTGACAAGTTGTCAAG GCAGAATGTGATCCGGCCGATGGGGGTCAGGCCCGACGGGACGTTAGCACCTCTTGAGGAAACTCTCTGTGATCCACACGAGGACAACTCAGGATCCGATTCTGACTAG
- the si:dkey-103i16.6 gene encoding NAD-dependent protein deacetylase sirtuin-3 isoform X2 yields MNRSRSSWDKKAAQPPVTRSTRSTQTRQSDPTETQESGPGLYGKQRKKQTDSALAQDLSQMSVSGQDGLSTSKGKMSKGSGDSVQAAQSSGSRSDLSSPSVGSAKSSSRGGLASVARLVKLGRCKNVVVVAGAGISTASGIPDFRTPGTGLYANLEKYNIPYPEAIFNIDYFSNDPQPFFSLAKALYPGSHRPNYIHYFIRMLHHKGLLLRMYTQNIDGLEKVCGIPDDKLVEAHGSFATASCHLCYTTYPAEEAKHAIMSDNVPICTFCAATVKPDVVFFGEDLPQKYFLHTKDFPKADLLIIMGTSLQIEPFASLVNTVRSTVPRLLLNRHAVGPFERVPLRRGDHVELGDLEDTVRRFAEMLGWNNEIEELMRSQETQSLPALISNPPSVTPGQSRGASEPPARMDTSRSRPGAQRGASSGSSEETDSETDSKSSASSGLSN; encoded by the exons ATGAACAGGTCCAGGTCCAGCTGGGATAAAAAAGCCGCCCAGCCTCCAGTCACCAGGTCAACTCGCAGCACCCAGACCAGACAGAGCGACCCCACGGAGACCCAGGAGTCCGGACCGGGCCTGTATGGAAAACAACGAAAGAAGCAAACGGACTCCGCTTTGGCTCAGGACCTCAGTCAGATGAGTGTGAGTGGACAGGACGGTTTAAGTACAAG TAAAGGAAAGATGTCCAAAGGCAGCGGCGACTCTGTGCAGGCTGCTCAGTCCTCTGGGTCCAGATCTGATCTGAGCAGTCCCTCAGTGGGTTCTGCCAAGTCCTCATCCCGGGGCGGTCTAGCCTCTGTGGCTCGTCTGGTGAAGCTCGGTCGCTGTAAGAACGTGGTGGTGGTGGCCGGAGCAGGAATCAGCACAGCCAGCGGCATCCCAGACTTCAG AACTCCAGGAACCGGTCTTTACGCCAACTTGGAGAAGTACAACATTCCTTACCCAGAAGCTATTTTCAACATCGACTACTTCTCCAACGACCCGCAGCCTTTCTTCTCCCTGGCCAAAGCTCTGTATCCCGGCAGCCACCGACCCAACTACATCCACTATTTCATCCGCATGCTCCATCACAAAGGCCTGCTGCTCCGAATGTACACGCAGAACATCGACGGCCTGGAGAAAG TGTGTGGCATCCCCGATGACAAACTTGTGGAAGCTCACGGCAGTTTTGCCACAGCTTCCTGTCACCTGTGCTACACTACGTACCCTGCTGAGGAGGCGAAG catGCCATAATGAGCGACAACGTCCCCATATGCACATTCTGCGCCGCAACAGTCAAACCTGACGTCGTGTTTTTCGGAGAGGACCTTCCTCAGAAGTATTTCCTCCACACTAAAGACTTCCCCAAAGCAGACCTGCTGATCATCATGGGCACATCGTTACag ATTGAGCCATTTGCCAGCCTGGTGAACACGGTGCGCTCCACTGTGCCACGTCTCCTCCTGAACCGACACGCTGTGGGCCCCTTTGAGAGGGTCCCACTGCGCCGGGGAGACCACGTGGAGCTGGGCGACCTGGAGGATACAGTACGGAGGTTTGCTGAAATGCTCGGCTGGAATAATGAGATAGAAGAGCTGATGAGGAGTCAGGAAACACAG agccTCCCTGCGTTGATAAGCAACCCTCCGTCAGTGACACCGGGTCAGAGCAGAGGAGCTTCAGAGCCTCCTGCCAGGATGGACACATCCAGGTCCAGACCAGGAGCTCAAAGAGGAgccagcagcggcagcagcgagGAGACGGACTCAGAAACGGACAGCAAGAGCTCCGCGTCGTCCGGCCTGAGCAACTGA
- the si:dkey-103i16.6 gene encoding NAD-dependent protein deacetylase sirtuin-3 isoform X1, whose protein sequence is MKRFPWRPGRRPLCRGGAAEMKVGRPPFCCVGMNRSRSSWDKKAAQPPVTRSTRSTQTRQSDPTETQESGPGLYGKQRKKQTDSALAQDLSQMSVSGQDGLSTSKGKMSKGSGDSVQAAQSSGSRSDLSSPSVGSAKSSSRGGLASVARLVKLGRCKNVVVVAGAGISTASGIPDFRTPGTGLYANLEKYNIPYPEAIFNIDYFSNDPQPFFSLAKALYPGSHRPNYIHYFIRMLHHKGLLLRMYTQNIDGLEKVCGIPDDKLVEAHGSFATASCHLCYTTYPAEEAKHAIMSDNVPICTFCAATVKPDVVFFGEDLPQKYFLHTKDFPKADLLIIMGTSLQIEPFASLVNTVRSTVPRLLLNRHAVGPFERVPLRRGDHVELGDLEDTVRRFAEMLGWNNEIEELMRSQETQSLPALISNPPSVTPGQSRGASEPPARMDTSRSRPGAQRGASSGSSEETDSETDSKSSASSGLSN, encoded by the exons GTGTTGGAATGAACAGGTCCAGGTCCAGCTGGGATAAAAAAGCCGCCCAGCCTCCAGTCACCAGGTCAACTCGCAGCACCCAGACCAGACAGAGCGACCCCACGGAGACCCAGGAGTCCGGACCGGGCCTGTATGGAAAACAACGAAAGAAGCAAACGGACTCCGCTTTGGCTCAGGACCTCAGTCAGATGAGTGTGAGTGGACAGGACGGTTTAAGTACAAG TAAAGGAAAGATGTCCAAAGGCAGCGGCGACTCTGTGCAGGCTGCTCAGTCCTCTGGGTCCAGATCTGATCTGAGCAGTCCCTCAGTGGGTTCTGCCAAGTCCTCATCCCGGGGCGGTCTAGCCTCTGTGGCTCGTCTGGTGAAGCTCGGTCGCTGTAAGAACGTGGTGGTGGTGGCCGGAGCAGGAATCAGCACAGCCAGCGGCATCCCAGACTTCAG AACTCCAGGAACCGGTCTTTACGCCAACTTGGAGAAGTACAACATTCCTTACCCAGAAGCTATTTTCAACATCGACTACTTCTCCAACGACCCGCAGCCTTTCTTCTCCCTGGCCAAAGCTCTGTATCCCGGCAGCCACCGACCCAACTACATCCACTATTTCATCCGCATGCTCCATCACAAAGGCCTGCTGCTCCGAATGTACACGCAGAACATCGACGGCCTGGAGAAAG TGTGTGGCATCCCCGATGACAAACTTGTGGAAGCTCACGGCAGTTTTGCCACAGCTTCCTGTCACCTGTGCTACACTACGTACCCTGCTGAGGAGGCGAAG catGCCATAATGAGCGACAACGTCCCCATATGCACATTCTGCGCCGCAACAGTCAAACCTGACGTCGTGTTTTTCGGAGAGGACCTTCCTCAGAAGTATTTCCTCCACACTAAAGACTTCCCCAAAGCAGACCTGCTGATCATCATGGGCACATCGTTACag ATTGAGCCATTTGCCAGCCTGGTGAACACGGTGCGCTCCACTGTGCCACGTCTCCTCCTGAACCGACACGCTGTGGGCCCCTTTGAGAGGGTCCCACTGCGCCGGGGAGACCACGTGGAGCTGGGCGACCTGGAGGATACAGTACGGAGGTTTGCTGAAATGCTCGGCTGGAATAATGAGATAGAAGAGCTGATGAGGAGTCAGGAAACACAG agccTCCCTGCGTTGATAAGCAACCCTCCGTCAGTGACACCGGGTCAGAGCAGAGGAGCTTCAGAGCCTCCTGCCAGGATGGACACATCCAGGTCCAGACCAGGAGCTCAAAGAGGAgccagcagcggcagcagcgagGAGACGGACTCAGAAACGGACAGCAAGAGCTCCGCGTCGTCCGGCCTGAGCAACTGA